The following proteins come from a genomic window of Canis aureus isolate CA01 chromosome 3, VMU_Caureus_v.1.0, whole genome shotgun sequence:
- the APOA5 gene encoding apolipoprotein A-V — translation MVAVLAWALTLLSVFATVQTQKGFWDYFSQSSRDKGKLEQVQQQKLAWEPTSLKDSLEQDLSKMDKFLEKLSPLSGQGREPLGLPPDPVGTRQQLQEELAEVRARLEPYMGEVHEQVGWNLEGLRRQLKPYTAELMEQVALRVQELQEQLRVVGEGTKAQVLGGVDEARELLRELQDRVVHHTGRVKALFRPYAQRLVTGIGRHVQELHRSVAPHAAASPARLSRCVQMLSRKLTLKAEALHARIQQNLDQLREELSAFAGAGADGADEGADPDPQMLSQEVHQRLQAFRHDTFLQIADFTRAIDQETQEVQLQLAPPPPGHSAFAPEFLQADSSEARSKLQARLQDLWEDINYSLHDLGLSHLEEP, via the exons ATGGTTGCAGTTCTGGCCTGGGCTCTGACTCTGCTCTCAG TGTTTGCAACTGTCCAGACCCAGAAAGGCTTCTGGGACTACTTCAGCCAGAGCAGCCGAGACAAAGGGAAGCTGGAGCAGGTCCAGCAGCAGAAGCTGGCATGGGAACCCAC GAGCCTGAAGGACAGCCTTGAGCAAGACCTCAGCAAAATGGACAAGTTCCTGGAAAAGCTGAGCCCTCTcagtgggcaggggagggagcctCTAGGGCTCCCACCCGACCCGGTGGGCACGCGGCAGCAGCTGCAAGAGGAGCTGGCGGAGGTGAGGGCGCGCCTGGAGCCCTACATGGGCGAGGTGCACGAGCAAGTGGGCTGGAATCTGGAGGGCCTGCGGCGGCAGCTGAAGCCCTACACCGCGGAGCTGATGGAGCAGGTGGCGCTGCGCGTTCAGGAGCTGCAGGAACAGCTGCGCGTGGTCGGAGAGGGCACCAAGGCCCAGGTGCTGGGCGGCGTGGACGAGGCGCGGGAGCTGCTGCGGGAGCTGCAGGACCGCGTGGTGCATCACACCGGCCGTGTCAAGGCGCTCTTCCGCCCCTACGCCCAGCGCCTGGTGACCGGCATCGGGCGCCACGTGCAGGAGCTGCACCGCAGCGTGGCCCCGCACGCCGCCGCCAGCCCCGCGCGCCTCAGCCGCTGCGTGCAGATGCTGTCGCGCAAGCTCACGCTCAAGGCCGAGGCTCTGCACGCGCGCATCCAGCAGAACCTGGACCAGCTGCGGGAAGAGCTCAGCGCTTTTGCGGGCGCCGGTGCTGACGGCGCGGATGAGGGGGCGGACCCCGACCCCCAGATGCTGTCCCAGGAGGTGCACCAGCGACTCCAGGCCTTCCGCCACGACACCTTCCTGCAGATCGCCGACTTCACCCGTGCCATCGACCAGGAGACCCAGGAGGTCCAGTTGcagctggccccgcccccgccaggtcACAGTGCCTTCGCCCCAGAGTTTCTTCAAGCTGACAGCAGCGAGGCCCGGAGCAAGCTGCAGGCCCGTCTCCAAGACCTATGGGAGGACATAAACTACAGCCTTCATGACCTTGGTCTCAGTCATCTAGAGGAGCCCTGA
- the APOA4 gene encoding apolipoprotein A-IV — protein MFLKAVVLTLSLVAITGARAEVSADQVATVVWDYFSQLSNNAKEAVEHLQQSELTQQLNALFQDKMGQVNTYTDNLQKKLVPFATELHERLSKDSEKLKEEIRKELEELRARLLPHASEVSQKIGDNMRELQQRFGPYAEELRTQVNTHAEQLRNQLTSHAQRMQSALRQNVDDLHSSLTPFADELKAKIDQNVEELKGHLTPYTDELKVKIDQNVEELRRSLAPYAQDVQEKLNHQLEGLAFQMKKNAEELKAKISANAEELRQRLAPVAEDVRGKLKDNTAGLHKSLAELSSRLDQQVEEFRRNVGPYGETFNKALLQQVEELRQKLGPYAGDMEDHLSFLEKDLRDKVNSFFSTLQEKESQDTPVALPKQEQEQSAVPLES, from the exons ATGTTCCTGAAGGCTGTGGTTCTGACCCTGTCCCTGGTGGCCATCACCG GTGCCCGGGCTGAGGTCAGTGCCGACCAGGTGGCCACTGTAGTGTGGGACTACTTCAGTCAGCTGAGCAACAATGCCAAGGAAGCTGTGGAACATCTCCAGCAGTCTGAGCTCACCCAGCAGCTCAA TGCCCTCTTCCAGGACAAGATGGGGCAAGTGAACACCTACACCGATAACCTGCAGAAGAAGCTCGTGCCCTTTGCCACGGAGCTGCACGAACGCCTGAGCAAAGACTCGGAGAAGCTGAAGGAAGAGATTCGGAAGGAACTGGAGGAGCTGCGGGCCCGGCTGCTGCCCCACGCCAGCGAGGTGAGCCAGAAGATCGGGGACAACATGCGCGAGCTGCAGCAGCGCTTCGGGCCGTACGCGGAGGAGCTGCGCACCCAGGTCAACACCCACGCGGAGCAGCTGCGCAACCAACTGACATCGCACGCGCAGCGCATGCAGAGCGCGCTGCGCCAGAACGTGGACGACCTGCACTCCTCCCTGACCCCCTTCGCCGATGAGCTAAAGGCCAAGATCGACCAGAACGTGGAGGAGCTCAAGGGGCACCTCACTCCCTACACCGACGAGCTCAAGGTCAAGATCGACCAGAACGTGGAGGAGCTGCGCCGCAGCCTGGCGCCCTACGCGCAGGATGTCCAGGAGAAGCTCAACCACCAGCTCGAGGGGCTGGCCTTCCAGATGAAGAAGAACGCCGAGGAGCTCAAGGCCAAGATCTCAGCCAACGCCGAAGAGCTGCGGCAGAGGCTGGCGCCCGTGGCTGAGGACGTGCGTGGCAAGCTGAAGGACAACACCGCGGGGCTGCACAAGTCTCTGGCCGAGCTGAGCAGCCGCCTGGACCAGCAGGTGGAGGAGTTCCGCCGCAACGTGGGGCCCTACGGCGAGACCTTCAACAAAGCCCTGCTGCAGCAGGTGGAGGAGCTTAGGCAGAAGCTGGGCCCCTATGCGGGGGATATGGAAGACCACCTGAGCTTCCTGGAGAAGGATCTGAGGGACAAGGTCAACTCTTTTTTCAGCACCCTCCAGGAGAAAGAGAGCCAGGACACGCCTGTGGCCCTCCccaagcaggagcaggagcagagcgCCGTCCCTTTAGAGAGCTGA